A region of the Phaseolus vulgaris cultivar G19833 chromosome 11, P. vulgaris v2.0, whole genome shotgun sequence genome:
AACATCCTAAATGGAGCTGAAATCTCAAAAAAAAACCCTGACTACACTTGAACAATTGATGATAAGTGGTCCATATTCATATCAGGAAATTCAATTCAGTTAATCAGAGGAGCAAGAAACAAACAAAGAGGTATGCATTAGGGAAAAAAAAGGTGAGGATTGAATGCCATACCCATGACTCCACTGACTACACTGCGCACTGCGCAATTGTTCCAAATGTCTTGACCACGGATTTCCTCAACCGAGGGCAGTCTTATGGGCTCAATCTGAGGCTTCTCTGCTTCTGCTGAGTTCAAAGAACCATTTTCAACTGCTTTACCGGAACCATCAGCCATTTGTAAAGCTCAAATAGTGAATATGCTAGAGCTGATTGAAATCCGCACAGATAAATAAATGCCAGTGTTACTACTTCGTAATGAAGCAAAATCACTCAAAATATCTATCAATTATACAGAATCAATAGGCAAGAACATCGAATCATGCAAAATACTATTTAACAGATGCTATGCTAAATAACAAATACAAGTGAGCTTGAAACAATGAGAGGAGAGGAAAGAGTACCAATCGGCGGAGCCGCGCAGACGACGGTGGAGGTTCGCCGTGAGGGGAGGACTGCGGCAGAGGTTTCTCCGGTGAGGAAGTTGAAGAATGATGGTGTGCCACGATTGTGCCCATTAGGGTACTTACCTATTTATACAACATACACACATCTTCATTTTCTTACAAATAAGctctaaatattattatttttattttaatattcttattGGATTTAGttcatgtgaaaaaaaaatattaattttaaattttaaatatttgatattttataatgGCTTCTTTTACTCTTAAATCATTAAGTATTAACTGAAGTTAATTTAAGATGTAGTAAAAAATtactaattaagaaaaaaaaattacaagtaaggtaattaaattaattttagatgcCTATTTTGATTGGGTGATGAATTTATTACTTAGTATACATAATGTAATTGtatatattacttttaatttttcattcaatagtttatttttagtgttatatttttattaataaatatttgtaatttactttaatgtttttaatttattttatacgaTCTTAAATTCATATTGTGGCTTTACATTGTTGtgatataattgattttttaatatatcacaATAAACACTCATTTTATTTCTAAAGacaaaaatttataagaaaataaattaatggattttttttacttttagaattgtgaattttatatatcaaataactatatgtaatatatataaaataataatgattatttaTTAAAGAGTATATGATTGATAgatattaatttctaaaaaaattaatatcatcAATTGCAATTTAACCGATTGGTGATGGTGaaattaacatataaaatttgttgaatttaaaagttaaaaatatttaattgtgtttttaatctcacaaaatttaaacaatttttaatttttgttaacccagaataaaaaaattattttaagaattaaaaatatatttaaggaataaaattatatatattttaattttaatggactaagcaaacttttataaatttggaGTCCAACGATATAATTATTgcaaaattgaataaataaaaatataactaaaccTGAAGCAATCTTATAGCAATCAATCTTTAGtgaattttaaacataaaatatataatttaaccataaagataaaagcaaaaaattaatctattaattttaactattcatgcgatttttataattttataatgctATTTATCTTTGAGAAAGGTttgatttaataatttatatttcaaaatagtCATTCTattgatttaaaaataactatattactaatttaaatacattaacaatttaaatagtcacaaaacaacaaattattttaaaaagattaaataaataaaaaacccTCCTTTCTTTTCCTCCCTCTTCTACAGTATTATTACATTATCTCCCACCTCATCTTTATAGTTTAGCATAAACAAAAccaaataaattacaaaaaaataaacacataaaaaggtcttcaataaaaaaagaagaggagtaataaaataaaataaataattgaaaaaaaggaagaggagtagtaaaataaaataaataattgaaaaaaaagagaTAGAAAGCATGTTTGGGGGAATGAGGGTCGAttattaatttactttttaatagtAACGGTTAAAACGGTCACAATACATTGTTTTTTACAATGCACAAAAGAgataaaattgatattaatttgaaaattatgaCTTAATTGGAGTTTTTAACAATAAAGAAAGTATCATATACACAACTTACaattattatgattaaaaatataaaataaattatacaaataaTATCAATGAATTATAAGGATACGTGCTAGAATTTTATCACCTCTAAAGttagatgaaaaaaataaataaataattataattttaaatatcaaattctcataaataaaatcacttaaaacatattttagttATCTCAAATcctaaaaacatttattttaattcctaaaatttaatgtttaaaagACTAAAATCATATTCTTGTAAAGATTTGGAGAGAATTTTGGAAATACTAAAAACAGGTTTTTATGAATTTGAGGAACCAAAACTACAATCACTCTAGATTTTATGGACTAAAATATATCAACCTGACTCTTAAATGGCATGTTAGTATTTAGTATTTGATACAAATATTAGACACCGACACTTATATGATACCTATAGGACACATATTCGTAAaatgtcaaattcaaaaagtacttattagatttctgacaattctagtacggttttaacacaattttaaaaatgaaaaatatattaatttttaaaaaaatcaaaactttattgtataaattgttattatggttataaaaataagaaacaaatcattgtAAACCAgtaatgaaaaacatctttttgtaccaaaaaataatctggaacatacttgtgtgcacataaatctttattgtcaatttatacaattcataattatataatgtatAGATACATGTCTCTGTGTCCTATATTTTGGAGATTTTACATATCTCCGTGTCGTATAAGTGTCTGTGTTTGTGCTACATAgactaaaatataattagatcgtaaaaaaatatattacaaataaGTCATCCTTCTTGAGAGTTATTTTGagaattttaaacataaaaatttatcaataaataccaaaacaaaaaaaaaactttttaaattttaaccatTTTAGTGAGTTTATAATTCATCCATCccatataaataataaatagtaattattatgtatattgtgtattattaaatataggttaaattattattttttattttttattgatttgatTTATTCAGTTTCATCCCTTTGCAAAAGATATACCAGATGACTAAAAGTTAATGAAGccagaaaattaaaatttctgtGTAATGTTGAAGTTTTCGCTAAATAAAAGAAGATTGAAGGTTGCTTTGTCTTTTGTGACATTATCTAACGTAACGTACGAGGAATTAAACCAAATTGGAACTTTGGACTTACATAGGAGAAGGCTGAAACTCCAAGGAACACATCCACACACTGTCTTCTCCAACACCAACAAAACAGTGGAATTCAGAGCTTTCTCCTTTGGTTTTCATTTCATCAAACGGTTTAAGTGCAGTTTCTTCTCTGCAAATTCTGAGGCCATTCATTGGTGGAGTGAGGAAAAAATGAGTGACAATTTGAAGGGAAGAGTCAACGCTCTGGGGGAGCGTCTCAAAATTGGTGGAGCTGAGGTGGGTCGGAAGATGAGTGCTGGAATGAGTTCTGTGAGCTTCAAAGTGAAAGAGTTTTTCCAGGATTCAAGCCATGCTGATAAACTCGTTGGAGAAGCTACCTCTGAGGCCCTTCATCACCCTCACTGGCCCATCATTCTTCATCTCTGTGACTTGATCAATGGTGACCAACTCAACACTGCTGAAGTGGTGCGTGCAATAAAGAAAAGGGTTGTTTCCAAGAGTCCTAGAAGTCAGTATCTGGCTCTGGTTCTGCTTGAAGCATTGGTCAAGAACTGTGACAAGGCTTTCTTGGAGGTGGCAACTGAGAGAGTCCTTGAAGAGATGGTCAAGCTCGTTGATGACCCTTATGCTTTTGTTAATAACAGGAATAAGGCTTTGATGATGATTGAGGCATGGGGAGAGTCAACCACTGAACTTCGCTACCTGCCTGTCTATGCACAAACTTACAAGGTACTTTCACAACTTTACATGCTTATCACTGGTCAAATAACAACCATTATCACTGGTCAAATAACAACCAAAATACGGTAGGTTGGAGATCacatatcgactagagattagacatttcatagtatataagtggatataaacctcatcttataagtgagtgactagagatTGAACATTTCGTAATATATAAATCGATACAAATTTCACTTATAAGCTGATTTTATGTgattgagttaagtttaaagttcacttcttgaTACCATATCGGAATCATTTCAAACTATATTGTTTATTATGCTTATCAGGTCATCCGAATCATTATCAGAACAATACCATGTCAAATATATACTTGTTAATAAAATTGTGGACAAGAAGTTAAGAATTGAGGCAAACCATGATCTTATCATTGATTACTAGCTCATAAGAGTTGTAATACAATGTTATAAACCAACTCTATTAAGGTGTTACTTGAAGGAATGATCATGAATGGTTTCTTTCATATCTAACACTTTTCTGATGCAGAGTTTGAAATCAAGGGGTGTTCGATTCCCTGGTCGTGACAACGAAAGCTTGGCTCCTATTTTCACTCCACCTCGTTCTGGCACTACTCCAGAGGCAGTTGTCAATCATGAACATCTTATGCAGCATGACATTGATGTGCAAAGTTTTTCGCCTGTTACTCCTCCTTCTGCCCCTACTTCAGAGGCTGATGTCAGTCTTGCAGCTCTTATGCAGCATGATGTTCGTGTGAAAAGTTTTACGTCTCAACAAGCAAAGGAAGCTTTTGATGTTGCGAGAAATAGCTTTGAGCTTCTTTCTACCGTGTTATCTTCTTCAATGCAGCAGGATGTTTTAAAGgtattctattttgtttttgttgtgtTCTAGATTCTTATGTTTCCTTTTCTTGCCCACATTTGAGCTGAAACTTGACAATGATATATATTTTAGATCACAAACAATAATTTATGAGAATCTGACACGTCTCTTAAATGGTGTATTCGTGTCACACACACTATCCTACACTGACACTCGTACAACGTTATTGATGAAGTatcaaactttaaaaaaaaaaattgttggatTTTTAACCATTCTAATacgattttaacaaaattttaaaaatgagaaattcattaattttctaaaaactcaaatttattgtataattttttattatgattataaaaataattaacaaatccttttgaactatgaaaaatatctttcttgataaaaaatatatatttatatgtatacataaagttttattatcaatttatataatttatatttatataatatatatatatatatatatatatatttttttttttctcgtgTCTCATGCAACATTTTTTAGAAAGATTATATGTTATTAGATTAGAGGTGATGCATGTCAATTTTTGCCTTATACTCAAAGACCATGtgatcttggtctattaagtTACTATAATGCCGAAGCCTCTTCAAAAAAGTGCATCCTTTTTAATGACCAACTTGTGTATGATCTTTTCAGGATGATTTGATTACCACATTAGTAAAACAGTGCCGTGAGTCCCAGGCTACTGTCCATAGAATCATTGAGACTTCTTGGGATAATGAAGCACTGCTATGTGAGGCCTTGAATATAAATGATGAGATTCAGAAGGTTGTCTCCAGAtatgaagaaatgaagaagaagaagaagcatagAGTTGTTCCACCTGAACCTGAAGTGGGTATGGCACCTATTGCCATAGAAGCTGATGAGTCCCCCCATTTTAAAGAAGAGGAAGCCCTGGTTAGAAAGAGTGGAGGTTCAAGAACTGGAGTCCAGGGAGGGAGCCAGGATGAGATGTTGGATGATCTTGATGAGATGATATTTGGGAAAAAGGTTAGGGATGGCTTTGATCCAAAGAAACAACAATCATCTGAAGATCATCTCATCTCCTTCTAAAACAAAGCTTCAAATTTTATGTTCATGGCTTCCTGTTTTCGATTTATACATGCTGATTATGAACCAATATCTGATACCACTTCCcactattcttttctttttcttccttctgtTAGCATTCGGTGAATTTCAAGcttaaaaaaattgtcatataaaacacattatttttcttattaaaaacataaaaaaaaggtaaatatCCATTTATTACAAGtacaatttttcatttttttccctATATTTTCTACAAGTGTATATTGttttcatatatataaaagaatcaCTCTAAAATAATACATTGTGAAGTTAGTGTTCGTGGCttgatttgttttaattttcaataagaACTCACTCAATTTAAACCTAAACaatcaaatataatttaatttaatttaaaatttaaattatgagtaaaaatttgtaacttttttgttagatatcttacaaatattttcttttaaaacaaaagtaaaatcGAAGCAGTTTTGTGATATGTAGCACAGATATGACACGGACATTGATATGATACGGACACCACGAATACAAAGATacgtaaaatctttaaaatgtaggTTACGAAAATACGAAAATGTTTTTATGACTGGTTCAGAAGGATTTGTTTcttacttttataattataataacaatttatacaa
Encoded here:
- the LOC137822506 gene encoding TOM1-like protein 1; translation: MSDNLKGRVNALGERLKIGGAEVGRKMSAGMSSVSFKVKEFFQDSSHADKLVGEATSEALHHPHWPIILHLCDLINGDQLNTAEVVRAIKKRVVSKSPRSQYLALVLLEALVKNCDKAFLEVATERVLEEMVKLVDDPYAFVNNRNKALMMIEAWGESTTELRYLPVYAQTYKSLKSRGVRFPGRDNESLAPIFTPPRSGTTPEAVVNHEHLMQHDIDVQSFSPVTPPSAPTSEADVSLAALMQHDVRVKSFTSQQAKEAFDVARNSFELLSTVLSSSMQQDVLKDDLITTLVKQCRESQATVHRIIETSWDNEALLCEALNINDEIQKVVSRYEEMKKKKKHRVVPPEPEVGMAPIAIEADESPHFKEEEALVRKSGGSRTGVQGGSQDEMLDDLDEMIFGKKVRDGFDPKKQQSSEDHLISF